CAACCTTTTTTGTATTCTTTGTAGAGTTTGGCCATGGATCTGACTTTGGGTATGGAGGCCCAGGCTCTCCTAGAAGACATGTTGGAGATCACTGCCCAGAGTCTTGTACCTATGGAAGTGACCGAGCATTACCAAATCATCAAGGAGCTGGGAAAGGGGAAATATGGCCAAGTGATACTGGTGACGCACAGAAAGAGAGGTAAAACTACATTGTGCTATATGTTCTGGTAACTCTAAATACAGTAAAAACAACAGATCCTATAAGAAATCTATTTGGCATATGGTTGGAAATCTATAACATAATTCTAGCTTTCCTGATTTGTCAAAGATCATCCATAACCCTCTGCCATCCCGCTTTATCGGCTGCTTTTGAATTGTCCCAAGTACTCTTTCCTAGGGCTATTGAAAATTATCATTAGTCCCATAAGTTGTTAGTAATCACTATTAAGAAACATGCAGAGAAGGGGGAGAAATTCTTTTTAGAATCGATATACTCATCAATAATTTTCAATAAGGTTCTGTAAcatttggaagcctcccaaagtcagtttaattttcagtataagcattaagcaactttgttAAAGCCAAAGAGACTATTGCTAGACCGAGGCTGCTTGCCGATTGCCATAAGGAAGAGCAGCTAGCTGAGCTGGGCgagagactgagaacacagcattctgggaaatgtattttgggaaggaaaggcccccctgtggcagagagttcaaaaggccctgccctaaactacatttcccagaatacagTGCTCAGCATCAGGAAGCTCAACGAGGGCTGCAGCAGCCAGCCGTTTAGAgtcaatctaataataataaataaataaaattattgaatttgCAAAGAGGATTAAAGTACATAATAGTATAAAtatgtgctaagttgaagttgtatggttaattgtgtgtcatataggCACACTgttagacagacattcaaggggattgctgttgtaGCTTTTTGGGGATAAATGTTTTtgtctaaatttttaaaaatccccaaaaaccaATAGCTgtatgaatctttctgaaacttcctggttatcttgtgcattgcatataaaattcaagtagatagctctagtaattttgtttaaaaattatttgtaaaaaatTCAATAGTTCCCCAGATATTAGTGGATGAGTGTAACGTTCTGAAATGTAGTAGGCTggctaacagtggaaaatgtgtggtacagttatagcaagtttcatcatgatagctctaagaatgagggagaaatgagccccctgaagtttccccaattgttCAACTACTTAAAGAAAACAGTAACGAAAAATTTGTTACTTCATTATAGTTACAAAATATTTTAGGTTCATAATTTCAGAAACCTGCTCAGAAATGATTCACCTCCCTCCCCAGTttcgtaatgagtattgaaactttttctTTCATTGACCACACAGCCCTAGTCTTTTTTCCACTTTCTACCTTTCTTCTAGGCTTACTGTAAAAGCCCGATTGCCTCTATTTTGGAGCTCTCGTCTCTGATCCACATTTCTCATTTTCTCCTTCTTTGCAGGGACTCCAATGGCTCTCAAGCTGTTGCCTAAGGCGAGCACCAAGCTGCAGAACTTCTTGTATGAATATTGTGTGGCACTTTCACTCTCTGTGCACCCTGCCATCATTGGCATGTTTGGCATCGCTATAGAATCCAGCCAACACTATGGTTTCCTTTATGAGGCAGCCCTGCACAAGGACCTCATATCCATAATCAAACCCAAGGTATGGAATCCATAGACAATTTGTGCCAAAGATGCTTCTTATAAAGTAATTACATTTTGGGTAGGAAGGAATGATGAAGCCCAACAAAAAGCAAACAGAAGTAGGCAGAATCAGGTATCACCTCTCTGCCAAGGAAAGGAGTTCCCTAACAGATGGTTTCCAGTGGATATATAGTTTGTtgccttacagtagagtctcacttatccaaccttcgctcatctttattatccaacgcagtctgcctcccgcctggatccacagctgcttctctaggcaACAACACACTGCCGGCCAACacgccaacaacaacacaagtgcagccacattcccaaacaaatggcagacttgttacaaaatatgttttggtgcttaatttatacaataataatgtcatttgatgtttaatgtttaataggctcttccttaatcatTTCTAACTTGTGGTGACACTATTACAGGGTTTTTTCTTCCAGCAAAGTAAGTTTGTTGTTGCCTTTGAGGGTGAGAGAGGTGATTTGGCCCAGATAATTTAGTTGGTTTCTATGCCCAAGTGATAATTAAATGTATTCCATACTAGAAGGTACCATTTATTAAAGAGATCAAACACAATTCTTAACAAAGCCATGCTTTTAACCAATacggtatgtttttaaaaaagggcaTGTTGTTTACTTGTCTGATACAGGTTGGTCTTTTGGCATAACAGAGAGCCAGATCTATTGAGATGGACTATTTCTTCAAATGCAAAGGGGAGACACAGTATAATCCCAGTATCTGTGGTGGATAAATTCCTGGACTTCGAATAGATATATGAAACTGCACAAATAGCTAATACTATTGAAGTGAATAACTTCTGCCCTGGGaatatcatagagtcatggcagcggacctagaaaatgcctaaagaggaTATTTTGTTGGAAGTGGATAACTGAAATTATGAATATTGgttccatggatacaggggttgtaccATATAGAGCTTAAGTTACTTAGATCTCCATCAACTATGTTTTTATAGTAATATACTCCcttctaactgccatggcaacaaccTATGGAATTATTTTAGAGAGGCATTTAGAAATCTCATCCTCAGAGCTTATGGACTAAAGCACAAACTCCAGATTTCCAGAGAaagttgtcatggcagttaaaatggagtaTGGGGTTATAACCGTGTAGTATGATAGGGGGCTAAAAAGAGTCCTGATATAAAACCAAATGATCTTCTCTTATCTGACCAGGCGGGGATCCCCGAGCCAGCAGCTAAGCTCTGTGCCAAACAGTTGGTTAGTGCGCTGGACTTCATCCACAGCCGAGGCCTTGTATATCGAGATGTGAAGCCTGAAAATATCCTGCTTTTTGACCGTCATTGCCACTGCATTAAACTGACTGATTTTGGCTTGACAAGACCCCAAGGTACCTTGTTGCGTCTTGTAGCTGGCATCATCCCCTACACCGCCCCTGAGCTGAGCCGTGGCACCGGTGATACCCCAGGCCTGCCCATTGATGCCAGCTTGGATGCCTGGGCTCTTGGGGTGTTGATCTTCTGCCTGCTCACCGGCTACTTCCCATGGGAGAAGACAGTGCCCGAGGATTCATTCTTCGATGACTTTGTGATCTGGCAGGAATCCGGCTTGGATGAAGACTTACCTTTTCACTGGCGCCCGCTCTCAAAAGATGCCATCGCCATGTTACAACACCTCTTGGCTCTGGATCCGGCAAAGCGTGGCCCAATCCGCCGGGTGCTCAACTACCTTGATCGACCATGGCGAGCAGAGGCGAGCCCTAAAGATCCCCTGGTGACAGTGCAATAAAGCCAAAACAATTTGATGGGCAGGGGGAGAACAGCACTAAACTCCCCCTAATGTGGGGTGGAAAGAGTATGGACCCTCCACATATTGttcaactgcaattcccatttaACCTGGCCAGTATAGCCACTGAAGAGTGGAGTTATAGTTCAGTTCCATCTGGAAAAAAGTGAGCAAACTGGCTCATGCCTGCACGCAAGGCTGTTTGGGGGACCCCAGAGAAAatctaggacttcatcagaccaTTAGGAGGGAAGcgggggaaagtgggagaaagtgTTGGGAAGAGTGAGGACCCGTCTTACCCCAGCAAGTTCCAAAATTGGAGATAGTCAACCAACTCACAACcctttctcatcttcttcctGCTTTCCCCCGCTTTCATGAGTCAGATAACACTAAAACAGAATCTTCTCTCTTTTGTAGCATGCTGGCAAGATGGATTCTCATGGGCCAACATCGGAAGTGGCTGTGCGTAATGGGATGGCCTTTATGGGACTCCATTTTGCCAGTGTGCTAAAATGaagagaaaatggagaaaaacttCCATGTAATGAGTTCCCTAGAATGtttcaaaaatggggaaaatgttttttgtCTTACTAAAAAGTTCCCCATGCCCAATTTTACCATGTTCCAGTTTACTTCTTGGTTTGTAAAAAAAACCTCCTACAACAGCCTAGTGGGTAAAAGCAGGGAAAACccaaaaaggaaatgaaattaaaattaaaattactaTATATGTGCTGCTAGTCTTTCAGTTT
This sequence is a window from Anolis carolinensis isolate JA03-04 chromosome 6, rAnoCar3.1.pri, whole genome shotgun sequence. Protein-coding genes within it:
- the LOC100563744 gene encoding serine/threonine-protein kinase SBK2 gives rise to the protein MDLTLGMEAQALLEDMLEITAQSLVPMEVTEHYQIIKELGKGKYGQVILVTHRKRGTPMALKLLPKASTKLQNFLYEYCVALSLSVHPAIIGMFGIAIESSQHYGFLYEAALHKDLISIIKPKAGIPEPAAKLCAKQLVSALDFIHSRGLVYRDVKPENILLFDRHCHCIKLTDFGLTRPQGTLLRLVAGIIPYTAPELSRGTGDTPGLPIDASLDAWALGVLIFCLLTGYFPWEKTVPEDSFFDDFVIWQESGLDEDLPFHWRPLSKDAIAMLQHLLALDPAKRGPIRRVLNYLDRPWRAEASPKDPLVTVQ